One Ficedula albicollis isolate OC2 chromosome Z, FicAlb1.5, whole genome shotgun sequence DNA window includes the following coding sequences:
- the LOC101808302 gene encoding avidin-like isoform X1, translating to MSRRVLSVLAVPAGVCLAAAAVGFQPLCQEAEQPGEKKASEKEEKATKSRWSLSSLVKGTRDTKTCNLTGWWKNDLGSKMQVFEVGTDGTFSGEYHTAVSSAKKPIQASPLAGSQHLDDDGQCTFGFTVNWKKFSATTALDSTAVFVGQCFNGDDGKEVLHTSWLLREKVDSESDDWKATRTGRNTFTRMG from the exons ATGAGCCGCCGCGTCCTCTCCGTTCTCGCCGTGCCTGCAGGGGTGTGCCTGGCCGCGGCCGCGGTGGGCTTCCAG ccCCTCTGCCAGGAAGCTGAGCAACCTGGGGAGAAAAAGGCCagtgagaaagaggaaaaggcaaCCAAAAGCAGGTGGTCTCTGAGCAGTCTGGTGAAAGGCACAAGGGATACCAAG ACGTGCAACCTGACGGGCTGGTGGAAGAATGATCTGGGCTCCAAGATGCAAGTGTTCGAGGTTGGCACCGACGGAACGTTCTCTGGTGAGTACCACACCGCCGTGTCAAGCGCCAAGAAACCCATCCAGGCATCTCCACTGGCTGGCTCCCAGCATCTGGATGACGATGGACAGTGCACCTTCGGCTTCACTGTCAACTGGAAGAAGTTTTCAG CCACCACTGCTTTAGACTCCACAGCTGTCTTCGTGGGCCAGTGCTTCAATGGGGATGATGGGAAGGAGGTCCTGCACACCTCCTGGTTGCTTCGGGAGAAAGTTGACTCGGAGTCAGATGACTGGAAAGCCACCAG GACCGGCCGCAACACCTTCACTCGAATGGGCtga
- the LOC101808302 gene encoding avidin-like isoform X2, whose protein sequence is MSRRVLSVLAVPAGVCLAAAAVGFQPLCQEAEQPGEKKASEKEEKATKSRWSLSSLVKGTRDTKTCNLTGWWKNDLGSKMQVFEVGTDGTFSGEYHTAVSSAKKPIQASPLAGSQHLDDDGQCTFGFTVNWKKFSDSTAVFVGQCFNGDDGKEVLHTSWLLREKVDSESDDWKATRTGRNTFTRMG, encoded by the exons ATGAGCCGCCGCGTCCTCTCCGTTCTCGCCGTGCCTGCAGGGGTGTGCCTGGCCGCGGCCGCGGTGGGCTTCCAG ccCCTCTGCCAGGAAGCTGAGCAACCTGGGGAGAAAAAGGCCagtgagaaagaggaaaaggcaaCCAAAAGCAGGTGGTCTCTGAGCAGTCTGGTGAAAGGCACAAGGGATACCAAG ACGTGCAACCTGACGGGCTGGTGGAAGAATGATCTGGGCTCCAAGATGCAAGTGTTCGAGGTTGGCACCGACGGAACGTTCTCTGGTGAGTACCACACCGCCGTGTCAAGCGCCAAGAAACCCATCCAGGCATCTCCACTGGCTGGCTCCCAGCATCTGGATGACGATGGACAGTGCACCTTCGGCTTCACTGTCAACTGGAAGAAGTTTTCAG ACTCCACAGCTGTCTTCGTGGGCCAGTGCTTCAATGGGGATGATGGGAAGGAGGTCCTGCACACCTCCTGGTTGCTTCGGGAGAAAGTTGACTCGGAGTCAGATGACTGGAAAGCCACCAG GACCGGCCGCAACACCTTCACTCGAATGGGCtga
- the LOC101808108 gene encoding avidin-like: MGGGAFILVLAVALAESAAPAERKCQLSGLWRNDQDSLMEISALRDNGDFQGQYLTRVTLSGGCAQISPLWGAQQQPGEEGWPTFAFTVRWDKFSNATAAFVGQCFVDAGGKETLRTMWLLREAVGSLEEDWKATRVGRNVFTRKRTTKEKILPNLSALCEAVSSPAP; this comes from the exons ATGGGGGGCGGCGCTTTCATCCTGGTCCTCGCCGTGGCCCTGGCAGagagtgctgctcctgcagagaggAAG TGCCAGCTCAGCGGACTGTGGAGGAATGACCAGGACTCACTGATGGAGATTTCGGCGCTGAGGGACAATGGGGACTTCCAGGGACAATACCTCACACGAGTGACCCTCTCCGGGGGCTGTGCCCAAATCTCCCCGCTGTggggtgcccagcagcagcctggagaggagggcTGGCCCACCTTTGCCTTCACTGTGCGCTGGGACAAGTTCTCCA ATGCCACCGCTGCCTTTGTGGGGCAGTGCTTTGTGGATGCAGGTGGAAAGGAGACGCTGAGAACCATGTGGCTGCTGCGTGAAGCTGTCGGGTCCCTTGAGGAGGACTGGAAAGCCACGAG GGTGGGCAGAAATGTCTTCACACGCAAACGCACCACAAAAGAGAAGATCCTGCCGAATTTGTCCGCTCTCTGTGAAGCTGTGTCTTCACCAGCCCCATGA
- the LOC101807802 gene encoding avidin-like, whose protein sequence is MGRSAFALVLALALAVCVSPAERKCLLSGSWQSDTSSRMVVFTLEKDNRFSGFYLPGPAAGNSELLTSPLEGSQQDTGLAPQPTFSFTVNWRLRDSGAAQATVFLGQCYVDTNGEETLHALWLLREANDSPAEDWKATRIGTSVFTRIK, encoded by the exons ATGGGGAGAAGTGCTTTTGCTCTGGTCCTCGCCCttgccctggcagtgtgtgttTCACCTGCGGAGAGGAAG TGCCTTCTCTCCGGGTCGTGGCAGAGCGACACCAGCTCTCGGATGGTTGTGTTCACCCTGGAAAAGGACAACAGATTCTCTGGTTTTtacctgccaggacctgctgctggcaaCTCGGAACTCCTCACCTCACCACTGGAGGGGTCCCaacaggacacagggctggcCCCACAGCCCACCTTCTCCTTCACCGTGAACTGGCGGCTCCGAG ACTCAGGGGCTGCTCAGGCAACTGTCTTCCTGGGCCAGTGCTATGTGGACACCAACGGGGAGGAGACCCTGCACGCCCTGTGGCTCCTGCGAGAGGCAAACGACAGTCCTGCAGAGGACTGGAAAGCCACCCG GATTGGCACCAGTGTCTTCACACGGATAAAATAA
- the CREB3 gene encoding cyclic AMP-responsive element-binding protein 3 produces MSCPEELDALAEVDLLDFLLKDDAPCPEISGEQNGLLEDWGLPVPELLDKEMDDFISSLLTPLEDEPDRLSYLPTNNDSSISEDQHLSHCLGSNFASQDVVQVDHNYSLHQDWPALESVRSDMAEGDVTIELGAWVGLEGTSKALEQSTSSPIAVAVEDEPQLVPGAIVQSDFPELVLTEEEKQLLEKEGVTLPTCLPLTKAEERVLRKVRRKIRNKQAAQDSRRRRKIYVDGLENRVAACTAENHELEKKVQQLQKQNMSLLRQLQKLQALVRQSAPKTTRRKTCTMIVVLSFCLVLSPSIRSPGSIEPQQELKVLSRQIREFPNQGAPNVQHDTELEGFSPDPGDPLLSGNLSQSWEEKQSPLNSSPKSFNSNSSSDPPASAGSKAGPPQSDPLPAAVVVPWKSKGQEWVEHPDRVLIQQNHANEM; encoded by the exons ATGTCGTGCCCAGAGGAACTGGATGCCCTGGCAGAGGTGGATCTGCTTGACTTTCTCCTGAAGGATGATGCTCCCTGCCCTGAAATCTCAGGGGAGCAGAATGGTCTGCTGGAAGACTGGGGCCTGCCAGTGCCTGAG ctcctggacaAGGAGATGGATGACTTCATCAGCTCACTGCTGACCCCTCTAGAAGATGAACCAGACAGGCTCAGTTATTTGCCTACCAACAatgacagcagcatttctgaggaTCAGCACCTGTCCCATTGCCTTGGTAGCAATTTTGCCAGCCAAGACGTTGTGCAAGTTGATCATAACTACTCCCTTCACCAGGACTGGCCTGCACTGGAAAGTGTGAGGTCTGACATGGCAGAAGGAGATGTTACCATTGAGCTAG ggGCATGGGTGGGTTTGGAAGGTACAAGCaaagcactggagcagagcacCAGTTCCCCCATTGCTGTTGCTGTGGAAGATGAACCTCAGCTTGTGCCTGGAGCCATTGTACAG TCTGACTTCCCAGAGCTGGTCCTGActgaggaggagaagcagctaTTGGAGAAAGAAGGTGTTACACTACCAACCTGCCTGCCACTGACCAAA GCCGAAGAGCGAGTTCTGAGGAAAGTGCGTCGTAAGATTCGGAACAAGCAGGCAGCTCAGGATAGTCGTCGCCGGAGGAAGATCTATGTGGATGGCCTGGAAAACAG GGTGGCAGCATGCACAGCTGAAAACCATGAACTGGAGAAGAAGGTGCAGCAGTTGCAGAAGCAAAACAT gtcGCTGCTCAGACAGTTGCAGAAACTGCAGGCCTTGGTGAGACAGTCCGCCCCCAAAACTACCAGAAGAAAAACCTGCACCATG ATTGTGGTTCTGTCCTTCTGCCTCGTTCTGTCCCCCAGCATCCGCTCACCTGGGAGCATagagccacagcaggagctcaAGG TGCTGTCAAGGCAGATCCGTGAGTTTCCGAACCAGGGAGCACCTAATGTGCAGCATGACACTGAGTTGGAGGGCTTCAGCCCTGATCCTGGAGACCCCTTGCTGTCCGGCAACCTCAGTCAGTCAtgggaagagaagcagagtCCACTTAACTCCAGTCCCAAATCTTTCAACAGCAACTCATCCTCTGACCCTCCGGCATCAGCAGGCTCCAAGGCAGGCCCGCCCCAGAGTGACCctttgccagcagcagtggtggtgCCATGGAAATCCAAGGGTCAGGAGTGGGTGGAACACCCTGACAGAGTTCTCATCCAGCAGAACCATGCCAATGAGATGTGA